A genomic region of Gemmatimonadota bacterium contains the following coding sequences:
- a CDS encoding biopolymer transporter ExbD, translating into MAIKQGGFKRKSGVSDEIPSSSLADIAFLLLIFFMVTTVFRTSGEQPIDWVQAEATQKIDEKKKNVLELWVLENGNVFVNDRPVAMADVSSLVAPMYIETERRLVTSVRADKDVPYRYIDLVQKELQEAGAIRVVFATELERRMAGERR; encoded by the coding sequence ATGGCGATCAAGCAGGGTGGCTTCAAGCGCAAGTCGGGCGTGTCGGACGAGATCCCCTCGTCCTCGCTGGCCGACATCGCGTTCCTCCTCCTCATCTTCTTCATGGTGACCACGGTCTTCCGGACGTCGGGCGAGCAGCCCATCGACTGGGTCCAGGCCGAGGCTACCCAGAAGATCGATGAGAAGAAGAAGAACGTCCTCGAGCTGTGGGTGCTCGAGAACGGGAACGTCTTCGTCAACGATCGGCCGGTGGCCATGGCGGACGTCTCGTCCCTCGTGGCGCCGATGTACATCGAGACGGAGCGCCGCCTCGTGACGTCGGTCCGGGCCGACAAGGACGTCCCGTACCGTTACATCGACCTGGTGCAGAAGGAGCTGCAGGAGGCCGGCGCAATCCGCGTCGTGTTCGCCACCGAGCTCGAGCGCCGCATGGCCGGAGAGAGACGATGA
- a CDS encoding biopolymer transporter ExbD yields MAMMRKKSKVSDEVPTSSMADIAFLLLIFFLVTTVFPRDKGLPVVLPEAQEQVQVSQKNIMHLIVQPNGLVEVKRGESQQTQQVRPEQLEAMWRLEVTNNPNLIAAVKTHPDAPYRFMVDVLDALQSAGADKISLQVLEG; encoded by the coding sequence ATGGCGATGATGAGAAAGAAGTCCAAGGTCAGCGACGAGGTGCCTACCTCGTCCATGGCGGACATCGCGTTCCTGCTGCTGATCTTCTTCCTGGTCACGACGGTGTTCCCGCGTGACAAGGGCCTTCCGGTCGTGCTGCCCGAGGCCCAGGAGCAGGTGCAGGTCAGCCAGAAGAACATCATGCACCTGATCGTCCAGCCCAACGGGCTGGTCGAGGTCAAGCGTGGCGAGAGCCAGCAGACCCAGCAGGTGCGCCCCGAGCAGCTCGAGGCCATGTGGCGCCTCGAGGTCACGAACAACCCGAACCTGATCGCGGCGGTAAAGACCCACCCCGACGCGCCGTACAGATTCATGGTGGACGTCCTGGACGCGCTGCAGTCGGCGGGCGCGGACAAGATCTCCCTGCAGGTCCTGGAGGGCTGA